A single window of Halobacillus naozhouensis DNA harbors:
- the sdhA gene encoding succinate dehydrogenase flavoprotein subunit codes for MSNKNIVIVGGGLAGLMAAIKAAEQGVHVDMLSLVPVKRSHSVCAQGGINGAVNTKGEGDSPWEHFDDTVYGGDFLANQPPVKAMCDAAPSIIHLLDRMGVMFNRTPEGLLDFRRFGGTQHHRTAFAGATTGQQLLYALDEQVRRHEVNGLVTKYENWEFLSAIIDENGVGRGVVGQNLKDHEIKAFPADAVIMASGGPGIIFGKSTNSVINTGSAAGSLYQQGVKYANGEFIQIHPTAIPGDDKLRLMSESARGEGGRIWTYKDGEPWYFLEEKYPAYGNLVPRDIATREIFDVCVNQKLGINGENMVYLDLSHKDPKELDVKLGGIIEIYEKFVGDDPKKVPMKIFPAVHYSMGGMWVDFDQMTNIPGIFAAGECDYSQHGGNRLGANSLLSAIFGGMVAGPNAAKYTEGLDTIADDISSSLFDEKVKEEQEKFEKIMSMDGDENAYQIHKELGEWMTDNVTVVRENDKLLKTDEKIVELMERYERININDTSRWSNQGAMFTRQLWNMLQLARVITQGAYHRNESRGAHFKPDFPERNDEEFLKTTIASYDRENNEPVISYEKVDTSLLEPRKRDYSKSK; via the coding sequence ATGTCTAATAAAAATATTGTTATAGTTGGTGGAGGTCTTGCGGGACTTATGGCAGCTATTAAGGCAGCAGAGCAAGGTGTACATGTCGATATGCTGTCACTAGTGCCGGTAAAGCGCTCTCACTCTGTTTGTGCGCAAGGCGGCATTAACGGTGCAGTTAATACGAAGGGTGAAGGTGATTCACCTTGGGAACACTTTGATGATACTGTTTACGGTGGTGACTTTTTAGCCAACCAGCCACCCGTTAAGGCCATGTGCGATGCTGCGCCAAGCATCATTCATCTCTTGGATCGTATGGGTGTAATGTTTAACCGTACACCTGAAGGACTGCTTGATTTCCGACGCTTTGGCGGAACACAGCACCACCGTACAGCCTTTGCCGGGGCTACAACTGGACAACAGTTGTTGTACGCTCTTGATGAACAAGTTCGCCGTCATGAAGTAAATGGCTTAGTGACTAAATACGAAAACTGGGAATTCCTTTCAGCAATCATTGACGAGAATGGTGTTGGTCGCGGAGTCGTTGGACAGAACCTTAAAGATCATGAAATCAAAGCATTCCCGGCGGACGCTGTGATCATGGCGTCAGGTGGACCTGGAATTATCTTTGGTAAATCGACGAACTCTGTAATCAATACAGGTTCTGCTGCTGGTTCTCTTTATCAGCAAGGGGTAAAATATGCAAATGGTGAATTCATTCAGATTCACCCAACTGCCATTCCAGGAGACGACAAGCTGCGTCTTATGAGTGAGTCAGCTCGTGGTGAAGGTGGACGAATCTGGACATATAAAGATGGTGAGCCATGGTATTTCCTAGAAGAGAAGTACCCAGCTTATGGTAACCTTGTTCCTCGTGATATCGCTACACGGGAAATTTTTGATGTGTGCGTGAATCAGAAACTCGGAATCAATGGTGAAAACATGGTTTATCTTGACCTATCTCATAAAGATCCTAAGGAGTTAGATGTTAAGTTAGGCGGAATCATCGAAATTTATGAAAAATTTGTAGGGGATGACCCTAAGAAAGTACCGATGAAAATTTTCCCTGCTGTTCATTATTCCATGGGTGGTATGTGGGTAGATTTTGATCAAATGACAAATATTCCTGGTATTTTTGCTGCCGGAGAATGTGATTATAGTCAGCACGGTGGAAACCGTTTGGGTGCAAACTCGTTGCTGTCTGCCATTTTTGGCGGAATGGTAGCAGGACCTAATGCAGCGAAATATACAGAAGGTCTTGATACGATAGCTGATGACATAAGCTCATCTCTATTCGATGAGAAAGTTAAAGAAGAGCAAGAGAAATTTGAAAAGATTATGAGTATGGATGGGGATGAAAATGCCTACCAAATCCATAAAGAGCTTGGTGAATGGATGACAGATAACGTGACTGTTGTTCGCGAAAATGACAAGCTGCTTAAAACAGATGAAAAGATCGTTGAACTTATGGAGCGGTATGAGCGAATTAATATTAACGATACGTCTCGCTGGAGTAACCAGGGAGCGATGTTTACACGTCAGCTATGGAACATGCTTCAATTAGCTCGTGTGATTACTCAGGGTGCTTACCATCGTAACGAAAGCCGCGGGGCTCACTTCAAACCAGACTTCCCTGAACGTAATGATGAAGAGTTTTTGAAAACAACAATAGCAAGTTATGATAGAGAAAATAACGAACCTGTGATCAGCTATGAGAAGGTAGACACATCTCTACTCGAGCCGCGAAAGCGCGATTACTCGAAAAGTAAATAA
- a CDS encoding succinate dehydrogenase cytochrome b558 subunit produces the protein MAGTRGYVNRRLHSLLGVLPIGIFLLQHLTVNFFATRGPEAFNSAAHVMESLPYRYVLEIFIIFLPLLFHSIYGVYIAFTAKSNLSNFGYFRNWMFMFQRITGIITLIFIAWHVWETRIAIGLGWADLNYQLMEGILSEPFFFWFYIVGVISTTFHFSNGLWSFFVSWGITVSPRSQRIMTYASIVIFVAISYVGVRTLIQFAYGI, from the coding sequence ATGGCAGGAACGCGCGGATATGTTAACAGGAGATTACATTCATTATTAGGAGTACTACCCATTGGGATATTCCTGCTTCAGCACTTAACTGTGAACTTTTTTGCAACTCGTGGACCAGAGGCGTTTAACTCGGCAGCTCATGTTATGGAGAGCTTGCCATATCGTTACGTACTGGAGATTTTTATTATCTTTTTACCACTTTTATTCCATTCCATTTACGGAGTATATATTGCATTCACAGCGAAGAGTAACTTGTCGAACTTTGGATATTTCAGAAACTGGATGTTCATGTTTCAGCGTATTACTGGGATTATTACGCTTATTTTTATTGCGTGGCACGTATGGGAAACACGAATTGCCATTGGACTCGGCTGGGCAGACCTAAACTATCAGTTGATGGAAGGCATTCTTAGTGAACCGTTCTTTTTCTGGTTCTACATAGTAGGTGTCATTTCAACTACATTCCACTTCTCTAATGGGCTTTGGTCATTCTTTGTCAGCTGGGGGATTACAGTCTCTCCACGTTCTCAGCGTATCATGACGTATGCGAGTATCGTCATCTTCGTAGCTATTTCTTATGTAGGTGTTCGTACGCTGATTCAATTCGCTTACGGTATTTAA
- a CDS encoding DUF2507 domain-containing protein: MRETAKLSTQNISSLVSTGAGFDLLRYYTLPDFLGKDAPYLLYFMGKNIARETTLETWEDLYEFFQYMGWGELKLIKEKKKEIIFHLSGHIVEKRLTQKLHNVDFRLESGFLAQMIQIITSDTYECFEQINKKENAVEITAIKG, from the coding sequence ATGAGAGAAACAGCTAAGCTATCCACTCAAAACATCTCATCGCTAGTGTCTACTGGCGCAGGGTTTGATTTGCTGCGTTACTATACTTTGCCCGACTTTCTCGGAAAAGATGCCCCATATCTCTTATATTTCATGGGGAAAAATATAGCTCGCGAAACAACCCTTGAAACATGGGAAGACCTTTATGAATTTTTTCAATATATGGGATGGGGCGAACTCAAGCTGATCAAAGAAAAGAAAAAAGAAATCATATTTCATTTATCAGGACACATAGTCGAGAAGCGTTTAACACAGAAACTACACAATGTTGATTTCCGGTTAGAGAGTGGATTTTTAGCCCAGATGATCCAAATCATTACCAGTGATACATATGAATGCTTTGAGCAGATAAATAAAAAAGAAAATGCGGTTGAAATAACTGCGATTAAAGGATAG
- the uvrC gene encoding excinuclease ABC subunit UvrC — MNATIKEKLAVLPDQPGCYLMKDKNDTIIYVGKSKVLKNRVRSYFTGAHDGKTQRLVREINDFEYIVTTSDMEALILEMNLIKKHDPKYNVLLKDDKSYPYLKVTAERHPRLIVTRKVKKDKGKYYGPYPNVIAARETKKLLDRLYPLRKCNTMPDRVCLYYHMHQCLGPCEFPVSKETNQEIVQNITSFLNGGHKEIKKDLQQQMYKSSEEMDFERAKELRDQIEHIESVMEQQKMTLNDEVDRDVFGYSYDKGWMCVQVFFIRQGKLIERDVALFPFFDAPEETFLSYVGRFYLHQNHPYPRQILVPVGTNREVLEGAIDTKVLIPMRGRKKELVELARKNAGIALEEKFALIERDEERTIKAVESLGNQLNIQTPHRIEAFDNSNIQGTDPVSAMVTFIDGKPSKKDYRKYKVRDVKGPDDYDTMREVIRRRYTRVLKEELPLPDLIVVDGGKGQMSAAMDILENELGLDIPLCGLAKDDQHKTSELLYGDPPVLVDLDRNSQEFYLVQRIQDEVHRFAISFHRQLRGKGAIQSELDDIPGVGQKRRRLLLRHFKSVKEIKEAAPVDLTRLGIPEPVADQILRHLNEEKPAE; from the coding sequence ATGAACGCAACTATAAAAGAAAAGCTAGCGGTTTTGCCTGATCAGCCAGGGTGTTATCTTATGAAAGATAAGAATGACACCATTATCTATGTCGGTAAATCAAAAGTACTCAAAAACCGAGTCCGCTCTTATTTTACCGGAGCTCACGATGGGAAAACCCAAAGGCTTGTAAGGGAAATTAATGACTTTGAATATATCGTGACAACTTCTGATATGGAAGCTCTCATTTTAGAAATGAATTTAATAAAAAAGCATGATCCTAAATACAATGTGCTCTTAAAAGATGATAAATCCTACCCTTATTTAAAAGTTACGGCTGAAAGACATCCAAGATTGATTGTTACAAGAAAGGTTAAGAAAGATAAAGGAAAGTATTATGGTCCTTATCCTAATGTGATTGCAGCCAGAGAAACTAAAAAGCTGCTTGACCGATTATATCCACTAAGAAAATGTAACACGATGCCCGATCGTGTTTGTCTTTATTATCATATGCATCAATGCCTGGGTCCCTGTGAGTTTCCAGTGTCAAAAGAAACAAATCAGGAAATCGTGCAGAATATTACGTCCTTTTTAAATGGAGGCCACAAAGAAATTAAGAAAGATTTGCAACAGCAAATGTATAAGTCTTCTGAAGAAATGGACTTTGAACGAGCAAAAGAATTACGAGATCAAATTGAACATATTGAATCAGTCATGGAGCAACAGAAAATGACCTTAAATGATGAAGTAGACCGTGATGTCTTCGGCTATTCGTATGATAAAGGATGGATGTGTGTTCAGGTCTTTTTCATAAGACAAGGTAAATTGATTGAGCGTGATGTAGCTTTGTTTCCGTTCTTTGATGCTCCAGAAGAGACATTTCTTAGTTATGTTGGACGGTTCTATTTGCATCAGAATCACCCATATCCGAGGCAAATTCTTGTGCCTGTAGGGACAAACAGAGAGGTGCTGGAAGGAGCAATCGATACTAAGGTTCTCATTCCTATGAGAGGGAGAAAGAAAGAGTTAGTTGAGTTAGCCAGGAAAAATGCAGGGATCGCTCTCGAAGAAAAGTTTGCTTTAATTGAGCGAGATGAGGAGCGGACGATTAAGGCTGTGGAGTCGCTCGGAAACCAGCTGAATATACAAACTCCTCACCGTATTGAAGCCTTTGACAATTCTAATATACAAGGAACTGATCCCGTCTCGGCTATGGTTACATTTATTGATGGAAAACCAAGTAAAAAGGACTATCGGAAGTATAAAGTTCGTGACGTCAAGGGTCCTGATGATTATGATACGATGCGTGAAGTTATCCGCAGAAGGTATACTCGTGTGCTAAAAGAGGAACTTCCTTTACCTGATCTCATTGTAGTCGATGGTGGGAAAGGCCAGATGAGTGCAGCTATGGATATTCTCGAAAATGAATTGGGGCTGGATATTCCTTTGTGTGGATTGGCGAAGGATGACCAACATAAGACAAGCGAGCTTTTGTATGGAGACCCACCGGTTCTCGTTGATTTAGATCGAAATTCACAGGAGTTTTATTTAGTTCAGCGAATTCAGGACGAAGTGCACCGCTTTGCTATTTCCTTTCATAGACAGTTACGCGGTAAAGGTGCTATTCAATCAGAACTTGATGACATACCAGGAGTGGGACAGAAGCGAAGAAGATTGCTGTTACGCCATTTCAAATCTGTCAAAGAGATTAAAGAGGCTGCGCCTGTAGATTTAACCCGCTTAGGGATACCTGAACCGGTAGCGGATCAAATATTAAGACATCTAAATGAAGAGAAGCCAGCTGAGTAA
- the trxA gene encoding thioredoxin — MAIVKGTDQNFTEETNEGLVIADFWAPWCGPCKMIAPVLEELDEEMSDQVKIVKLDVDENQETASKFGVMSIPTLLLFKDGKVVDQVIGFQPKEALAELVTKHS, encoded by the coding sequence ATGGCAATTGTAAAAGGAACAGATCAAAACTTTACTGAAGAAACAAACGAAGGTCTTGTTATTGCAGATTTCTGGGCACCTTGGTGTGGTCCATGTAAAATGATTGCTCCAGTGCTTGAAGAACTAGATGAAGAAATGAGCGATCAAGTGAAGATCGTTAAATTGGATGTCGATGAAAACCAGGAAACAGCAAGTAAGTTCGGTGTTATGAGTATTCCAACATTACTTCTCTTTAAAGATGGGAAGGTCGTTGATCAAGTAATCGGCTTTCAACCTAAAGAAGCACTAGCTGAATTAGTTACTAAACATTCTTAG
- a CDS encoding electron transfer flavoprotein subunit alpha/FixB family protein encodes MGKKVLVIGEIREGSLRNVTFEAIAAARIVSDGGEVIGVLSGAGDLHEMGKEMVYYGADRVITVAHDNLKTYTSEGHAQAIFPVIEEESPEGIIMGHTSQGKDLTPKLASKLESGLISDTTEVAAENGAIVFTRPIYSGKAFEKKEITDGLVFATIRPNNIPSLERNDALEGEVTTKDVDVKDIRTIIKDIIRKSSDGVDLSEAKVIVAGGRGVKSSEGFEPLEELAEVLGGTVGASRGACDAGYCDYSLQIGQTGKVVTPDLYIACGISGAIQHLAGMSNSKVIVAINKDPEANIFNVADYGIVGDLFDVVPKLVDEVKQMKVNA; translated from the coding sequence ATGGGTAAAAAGGTATTAGTAATCGGAGAAATACGGGAAGGTTCTCTTAGAAATGTAACCTTTGAGGCTATTGCTGCAGCAAGAATTGTTAGTGATGGAGGAGAAGTGATCGGTGTTCTAAGTGGTGCCGGAGACCTTCATGAGATGGGTAAGGAAATGGTGTACTACGGCGCAGACCGAGTTATAACTGTTGCACACGATAATTTGAAAACGTATACATCTGAAGGTCATGCGCAGGCAATTTTTCCTGTAATCGAGGAAGAGTCACCAGAAGGAATTATTATGGGCCACACCTCTCAGGGAAAGGATTTAACACCAAAACTTGCAAGTAAGCTGGAATCCGGACTAATTTCAGATACCACAGAGGTTGCAGCCGAAAACGGCGCTATTGTATTCACTAGACCGATTTATTCAGGTAAAGCTTTTGAGAAGAAAGAAATCACGGATGGCCTGGTTTTCGCAACAATTCGTCCGAATAACATTCCATCCCTTGAAAGGAATGACGCTCTGGAAGGGGAAGTAACTACAAAGGATGTTGATGTTAAGGATATACGTACTATTATTAAGGATATCATTCGTAAATCATCTGATGGAGTTGACCTTTCTGAAGCGAAAGTTATTGTAGCTGGTGGACGCGGTGTCAAAAGTTCTGAAGGCTTCGAACCCCTTGAAGAGCTTGCTGAAGTTCTTGGTGGTACGGTTGGTGCTTCAAGAGGCGCATGTGATGCGGGCTACTGTGATTATTCACTACAAATTGGCCAGACAGGAAAAGTGGTAACACCAGACTTATATATTGCTTGCGGAATATCTGGAGCGATTCAGCATTTAGCTGGTATGTCCAACTCTAAAGTGATCGTTGCAATTAACAAGGATCCGGAAGCCAACATCTTTAACGTTGCCGATTATGGAATTGTCGGGGATCTCTTTGATGTTGTGCCAAAGCTTGTTGATGAAGTGAAACAAATGAAGGTAAATGCATAA
- a CDS encoding electron transfer flavoprotein subunit beta/FixA family protein, with product MNIFVLLKRTFDTEEKISINSGRIEEDGAEFIINPYDEYAVEEAINLRDEHGGEVTVVTIGEEESEKQLRTALAMGADKAVLINTEEDLEDGDQFTTVKILEAFFADREVDLILGGNVAIDEASGQVGPRLAERLDIACVTTITNISVDGETVHIERDVEGDVEKVETSFPLLVTCQQGLNEPRYPSLPGIMKAKKKPLEELEIDDLDLDEEDVEPKTKTTEIFLPPEKQAGKVLEGETEDAVKELVSLLKTEAKVL from the coding sequence ATGAACATTTTCGTATTATTGAAACGTACTTTTGACACAGAAGAAAAAATATCGATCAATAGTGGTCGTATTGAAGAGGACGGCGCAGAATTTATTATTAACCCTTACGATGAATACGCTGTTGAAGAAGCTATTAATCTTAGGGATGAGCACGGCGGAGAAGTTACCGTTGTAACTATTGGGGAAGAGGAATCCGAGAAGCAGCTGCGGACTGCCCTTGCAATGGGAGCGGACAAGGCGGTACTGATTAATACGGAAGAAGATTTGGAAGATGGAGATCAGTTTACAACCGTTAAAATTCTAGAAGCATTTTTTGCTGATCGAGAAGTAGATCTCATCCTAGGCGGGAACGTAGCCATCGATGAAGCAAGCGGTCAAGTGGGTCCTCGCTTGGCAGAGCGTCTGGATATAGCTTGTGTAACTACGATTACCAACATTTCAGTTGATGGTGAAACCGTTCACATTGAACGTGATGTCGAAGGGGATGTAGAAAAGGTAGAAACGTCATTTCCACTACTGGTAACGTGTCAACAAGGTCTTAACGAACCTCGTTATCCTTCTTTGCCGGGAATCATGAAAGCGAAGAAGAAACCGCTTGAAGAGTTAGAGATCGATGACCTGGATCTTGACGAAGAGGATGTTGAACCAAAAACAAAAACCACAGAAATCTTCTTACCACCGGAAAAACAGGCAGGCAAAGTGTTGGAAGGTGAAACTGAAGATGCGGTGAAGGAACTTGTATCCTTATTAAAAACTGAGGCGAAAGTACTTTAA
- a CDS encoding enoyl-CoA hydratase produces MSTVYLQKENHLARITIQSPPANALSSTLLNDLSKVLDDVEKDNSIKAILIHGEGKFFSAGADIKEFTSLQAASDYEQLSSTGQQLFNRMENFHIPIIAAIHGAALGGGLELAMACHIRYVAEDAKLGLPELNLGIIPGFAGSQRLPRYVGAAKAYEMILTGVPISGKEAAAAGLANQSFARGELFEAAEKLAVQVSVKSGPAIHQIMKLIPYAHTGQFSDGNRAEAAAFGEVFGNEDAKEGIQAFIEKRKPVFKDQ; encoded by the coding sequence GTGTCTACAGTCTATTTGCAGAAAGAAAACCACCTTGCAAGAATTACGATTCAAAGCCCACCGGCTAATGCTTTGTCTAGTACACTATTAAATGATCTATCTAAAGTACTGGATGACGTGGAGAAAGATAACAGTATAAAGGCTATCCTTATACATGGGGAGGGAAAGTTTTTCTCAGCAGGTGCAGATATTAAGGAATTCACCTCCTTACAAGCTGCCTCGGATTATGAGCAGCTTTCCAGCACGGGCCAACAACTTTTTAATCGTATGGAAAACTTTCATATTCCTATCATTGCTGCCATCCATGGAGCAGCACTTGGGGGAGGACTGGAGCTGGCAATGGCTTGTCACATACGATACGTAGCAGAAGATGCAAAGTTAGGTTTACCAGAGCTGAACCTGGGTATTATTCCTGGTTTTGCGGGCTCCCAGCGCCTGCCACGATATGTAGGCGCCGCCAAAGCCTATGAAATGATTTTGACAGGCGTTCCCATCAGCGGCAAAGAGGCGGCAGCAGCCGGCCTTGCGAACCAGAGCTTTGCTCGGGGGGAATTATTTGAAGCGGCGGAGAAGCTCGCTGTACAGGTTTCTGTTAAAAGCGGACCTGCTATTCATCAAATAATGAAACTAATCCCATATGCTCACACTGGTCAGTTTTCAGATGGTAACAGAGCTGAAGCTGCAGCGTTTGGCGAAGTCTTCGGCAATGAAGATGCCAAAGAAGGAATACAGGCATTCATTGAGAAAAGAAAACCAGTATTTAAAGACCAATAG
- a CDS encoding TetR/AcrR family transcriptional regulator, whose amino-acid sequence MKKDKPKYKQIIDAAVVVIAENGYHSSQVSKIAKKAGVADGTIYLYFKNKEDILISLFQDKMGQFIERIEQETTSRQTAEEKLLTLVETHFEQLAADHHLAIVTQLELRQSNKELRSKINQVLKRYLAVIDQILEEGIKEKLFRDDLNRKLVRQLIFGMMDEAVTNWVMKDQRYHIGDQAKEVHSFIINGLTLHKS is encoded by the coding sequence ATGAAAAAAGATAAACCAAAATATAAACAGATCATCGACGCAGCAGTTGTCGTTATTGCTGAAAATGGATACCACTCTTCGCAGGTTTCAAAAATCGCAAAAAAAGCAGGGGTGGCTGATGGGACCATTTACCTCTATTTTAAAAATAAAGAGGATATTTTAATCTCTTTATTTCAGGATAAAATGGGGCAGTTTATCGAAAGAATTGAACAAGAAACAACCTCAAGGCAGACAGCTGAAGAAAAACTTCTTACTCTAGTTGAAACTCATTTCGAGCAGCTGGCTGCCGATCATCATTTAGCGATTGTTACGCAGCTTGAACTCCGGCAATCCAATAAAGAATTACGGTCTAAAATAAATCAGGTGTTAAAGAGGTATTTAGCTGTAATTGATCAAATATTGGAAGAGGGAATAAAAGAAAAGTTGTTTCGTGATGATTTAAACCGTAAACTTGTTCGTCAGCTGATTTTCGGCATGATGGATGAAGCGGTAACCAATTGGGTTATGAAAGACCAGCGTTATCACATAGGAGATCAAGCGAAAGAAGTCCATAGCTTTATCATCAACGGACTGACTCTGCATAAATCGTAA
- a CDS encoding long-chain-fatty-acid--CoA ligase: MESGRRPWLKNYPPEIPAAVDYDKRPLHSFLEDSVELYGKKKALHFMGKEMTFQELFDETRSFASYLQKLGLEKGDRVSVMLPNCPQSVIAYYAILMSGGIVVQTNPLYMERELEYQLKDSEAKMIICLDILYPKAVNVKPNTSLEHIIVTGVKDYLPFPKNKLYPFIQKRQHQVLVKPEQSYDTHLWKHILDNSSGQLSPVEIDPVEDIALLQYTGGTTGSPKGVMLSHYNLVVNTQMAMTWMYKCEKGKEVVLAILPFFHVYGMTSVMNLSVMMGSKMVLVPKFEPGEVLKTIEKQKPSLFPGAPTIYIALLNHPDLKKYDLSSIEACISGSAPLPVEVQEKFESVTGGKLVEGYGLTETSPVTHSNFIWGNRISGSIGVPWPNTDAKIVSMEAGEEVPIGEIGEIVVKGPQIMKGYWNRKEDTDQVLSEEGWFRTGDMGRMDENGYFYVVDRKKDMIIAGGYNIYPREVEEVLYEHNSVQEAVIIGVPDAYRGETVKAFIVRKQGQNVTEEELNEFCRKHMAAFKVPRIYEFRDELPKTAVGKILRRTLVDEENKKLEESNLQNS; this comes from the coding sequence ATGGAGAGTGGTCGACGTCCTTGGCTCAAAAATTATCCGCCTGAAATTCCTGCAGCAGTAGATTATGATAAACGTCCGCTGCACAGCTTTTTGGAGGATAGCGTTGAGCTCTACGGAAAAAAGAAAGCGCTTCATTTCATGGGGAAAGAAATGACCTTTCAGGAGCTTTTTGACGAGACCCGGAGCTTTGCGAGTTACTTACAGAAGTTAGGGCTCGAAAAAGGCGATCGTGTATCCGTAATGCTGCCTAACTGTCCTCAGTCGGTGATCGCTTATTACGCAATTTTAATGTCTGGCGGTATTGTAGTTCAGACCAACCCGCTGTATATGGAGCGAGAACTTGAATATCAGTTGAAGGATTCCGAGGCAAAGATGATCATCTGCCTGGATATTCTATATCCAAAAGCGGTTAATGTTAAACCAAACACTTCTCTTGAACATATTATTGTTACCGGTGTTAAAGACTACCTCCCATTTCCGAAAAACAAACTGTACCCTTTCATACAGAAGCGTCAGCATCAGGTTTTGGTGAAACCAGAACAATCATACGACACACATTTATGGAAACACATTTTGGATAATAGCAGCGGCCAGCTTTCTCCAGTAGAAATAGATCCAGTTGAGGACATAGCCCTCTTGCAATACACAGGTGGAACTACAGGTTCTCCTAAAGGGGTAATGCTAAGTCACTATAATTTAGTTGTAAATACTCAAATGGCCATGACATGGATGTATAAGTGTGAGAAGGGGAAGGAAGTGGTTCTTGCCATTTTACCATTCTTCCATGTTTACGGGATGACCTCCGTTATGAATTTGTCTGTTATGATGGGTTCAAAAATGGTTTTAGTGCCTAAGTTCGAACCAGGTGAGGTACTGAAAACGATTGAAAAGCAGAAACCGTCCTTATTTCCAGGTGCCCCAACTATTTATATTGCTCTCCTGAATCATCCTGACCTGAAAAAGTATGACCTGTCATCTATCGAGGCTTGTATTAGCGGTTCGGCACCGCTTCCTGTGGAAGTTCAGGAGAAATTTGAAAGTGTTACCGGCGGAAAGCTTGTAGAGGGGTATGGCTTAACCGAAACATCTCCCGTCACGCATTCTAATTTTATTTGGGGTAATCGTATAAGTGGAAGTATCGGGGTACCGTGGCCGAATACCGATGCTAAGATTGTAAGTATGGAAGCAGGCGAAGAAGTTCCCATTGGGGAGATAGGAGAAATCGTCGTAAAAGGACCGCAAATCATGAAAGGGTATTGGAACAGAAAAGAAGACACGGATCAGGTACTCAGTGAAGAGGGATGGTTTCGTACAGGTGATATGGGTCGTATGGATGAGAATGGTTATTTCTATGTAGTTGACCGCAAAAAGGATATGATTATTGCCGGAGGCTATAATATTTACCCTCGTGAAGTAGAAGAAGTCCTTTATGAGCATAATTCAGTTCAGGAAGCAGTCATTATCGGTGTACCAGATGCCTATCGCGGGGAAACTGTTAAAGCGTTTATAGTAAGGAAGCAGGGTCAGAATGTAACAGAAGAAGAATTAAATGAATTTTGCCGAAAACATATGGCAGCATTTAAAGTTCCGCGTATTTATGAATTCCGCGATGAGCTTCCGAAAACAGCGGTCGGGAAAATTCTTCGACGTACACTTGTTGATGAAGAGAATAAGAAGCTGGAAGAAAGCAATCTGCAAAACTCATAG
- a CDS encoding DUF350 domain-containing protein, translated as MTGFWEHALIETAASYSVVVLCVVVFMAVFELVTTYNNWREIQNGNLAVAMATGGKIFGIANIFRFSIQENDSLLQTMGWGLFGFILLLIGYFIFEFLTPSFKIDDEITEDNRAVGFISFIISAGLSYVIGANII; from the coding sequence ATGACAGGATTCTGGGAACATGCACTCATTGAAACCGCAGCAAGCTATAGTGTTGTAGTTCTGTGTGTTGTTGTATTTATGGCTGTATTTGAACTAGTAACCACCTATAATAATTGGAGAGAAATTCAGAATGGTAATTTAGCTGTAGCTATGGCAACTGGGGGGAAAATATTTGGCATCGCTAATATTTTCCGCTTCTCCATTCAAGAGAATGACTCCCTCCTCCAAACGATGGGGTGGGGGCTGTTCGGATTCATCCTACTGTTAATTGGCTATTTCATATTTGAATTTCTCACTCCCTCATTCAAGATCGATGACGAGATCACTGAAGATAACCGGGCTGTTGGTTTTATTTCATTTATTATTTCAGCAGGATTGTCATACGTGATCGGGGCTAACATCATTTGA